From Ardenticatenales bacterium, one genomic window encodes:
- a CDS encoding enoyl-CoA hydratase/isomerase family protein, which yields MMEQLVLTERRGTIFEITLNRPDKRNAINLPLYEQFGAAVAQAGRAAEARVVLIRGAGKVFSAGIDVSSFLLLAQKYGDTWMRQMRTITHDFQAILTQLERLEKPTIALLHGYCLGLALELALACDIRIAADDAMLGLPETRLGIIPDVGGTTRLTRLVGPGRAKELIFSGRHIDAAWAERWGIVNHVAPAADLLARGEELAAEISQSAPLAVGMAKRVVDGLADIDRGLMLEGWAQSHLMSSADFQEGVQAFLTRRPPEFKGK from the coding sequence ATGATGGAACAACTTGTTTTGACGGAACGGCGGGGGACGATTTTTGAGATTACGCTGAATCGCCCGGATAAACGGAATGCGATTAATTTGCCGCTTTATGAGCAGTTTGGGGCGGCGGTGGCGCAGGCGGGGCGCGCAGCGGAAGCGCGGGTGGTGTTGATTCGGGGCGCGGGGAAGGTGTTTAGTGCCGGCATTGACGTCAGCAGCTTCCTCCTCCTCGCCCAAAAATATGGCGACACCTGGATGCGGCAAATGCGCACCATCACCCACGACTTCCAGGCCATCCTCACCCAACTGGAGCGATTGGAAAAACCGACCATCGCCCTGCTGCACGGCTACTGCCTCGGCCTGGCCCTGGAACTGGCACTCGCCTGCGACATCCGCATCGCCGCCGATGACGCCATGCTGGGGCTGCCGGAAACGCGCCTGGGCATCATCCCCGACGTCGGCGGAACCACCCGCCTCACCCGCCTCGTCGGTCCCGGACGGGCCAAAGAGCTGATCTTCAGCGGGCGTCACATCGACGCCGCCTGGGCCGAGCGGTGGGGTATCGTCAACCACGTCGCGCCCGCGGCGGACCTGCTGGCGCGCGGCGAAGAACTGGCCGCCGAAATCAGCCAATCCGCACCCCTGGCCGTGGGCATGGCCAAGCGCGTCGTGGACGGGCTGGCGGACATCGACCGCGGCCTGATGCTGGAAGGATGGGCGCAAAGCCACCTCATGTCCAGCGCCGACTTCCAGGAAGGCGTACAGGCCTTCCTCACCCGCCGCCCCCCCGAATTCAAAGGAAAATGA
- a CDS encoding MFS transporter: MAKFDYKKTAIVGFGFLGISIIWPIFNQYIPIFLQAGNPEFERQLLAAGREIPAVVGFALPPSLALFIMTWDNLINVFVQPWVGERSDHTWNRFGRRKGWIILGVPIAVLGFVSIPLAKTALALAAFILITNVGMALFRSPTVAWLGDLYTPAERSKANGIINLMGGLGAILAFVLGGMLFTRLGRSAPFIMGAALLVLALGVAVALVREPRTLGHAQEAREAELSGVLTHLRLMFAQSDKSGLWVLLAILFWFMGFNALEAGLSSFAVFTLGIEAGRASILAGAVPIAFALMAWPAGLLGTRWGRRRTIQTGLLGLTLLFALSYFVIQGTVTFVVVLVIAGIFWALVNVNSLPLVYDYGDERKIGAYTGLYYFSSQLAAVLGPTLGGVVVDTLGDQYRWLYPFSMVFMALAWLAMTRVVPLVTATTD; this comes from the coding sequence ATGGCGAAGTTTGATTACAAAAAAACGGCCATCGTCGGGTTCGGATTCCTGGGCATCAGCATTATCTGGCCCATCTTCAACCAGTACATCCCCATTTTTTTGCAGGCAGGCAACCCGGAATTTGAGCGGCAACTGCTGGCGGCAGGGCGCGAAATCCCCGCCGTGGTCGGTTTCGCCCTGCCACCCTCGCTGGCCCTGTTCATCATGACGTGGGACAACCTGATCAACGTGTTCGTGCAGCCCTGGGTGGGCGAGCGCAGCGACCACACCTGGAACCGCTTTGGCCGCCGCAAAGGGTGGATCATCCTGGGCGTGCCCATCGCCGTGCTGGGGTTTGTGTCCATTCCCCTGGCGAAAACGGCGCTGGCGCTGGCGGCCTTCATCCTGATCACCAACGTGGGCATGGCCCTCTTCCGCTCCCCCACCGTTGCCTGGCTGGGCGACCTGTACACGCCTGCCGAACGCAGCAAAGCCAACGGCATCATCAACCTGATGGGCGGGTTGGGCGCGATCCTGGCGTTTGTCCTCGGCGGCATGTTGTTCACGCGGCTAGGACGGTCGGCGCCGTTCATCATGGGGGCGGCGTTGTTGGTGTTGGCGTTGGGGGTAGCCGTGGCCCTGGTGCGCGAGCCGCGCACGTTGGGGCACGCGCAGGAGGCGCGCGAGGCGGAACTGTCGGGGGTGCTGACGCATTTGCGCCTGATGTTCGCCCAATCGGATAAGAGCGGGTTGTGGGTGCTGCTGGCGATCCTGTTCTGGTTCATGGGCTTTAATGCGCTGGAGGCGGGGCTGTCGTCGTTTGCCGTTTTTACGCTGGGGATCGAAGCGGGGCGGGCGTCCATCCTGGCGGGCGCGGTTCCGATTGCCTTCGCGTTGATGGCGTGGCCGGCGGGGCTGTTGGGGACGCGATGGGGGCGGCGGCGCACGATTCAGACGGGGCTGCTGGGGCTGACGCTGTTGTTTGCGCTCAGTTATTTCGTGATTCAGGGGACGGTGACGTTTGTGGTGGTGTTGGTGATTGCCGGCATTTTCTGGGCACTGGTCAACGTCAACAGCCTGCCCCTCGTCTACGATTACGGCGACGAACGCAAGATCGGCGCGTACACCGGCCTCTACTACTTCTCCTCCCAGTTAGCCGCCGTCCTCGGCCCCACCCTGGGCGGCGTCGTCGTGGACACACTTGGCGACCAGTACCGCTGGCTCTACCCCTTCAGCATGGTCTTTATGGCTCTCGCCTGGCTGGCGATGACGCGCGTGGTCCCGCTGGTGACCGCCACTACAGATTAA
- a CDS encoding cysteine desulfurase-like protein, which translates to MNPERLRRLFPALQLEVNGNAAIFFDGPGGTQSPQGVIDAMSGYLAYGSSNLGGPFLTSRHADEVVAEARQAMADLLNARRPDEIVFGQNMTSLTFAVSRAIARTWEAGDEIVVTRLDHDANISPWLLAAADRGVMVRWLDFDPVDCTLRLERLPTLLNKRTRLVAVTYASNAVGSITDVRRVVQMAREVGALVYVDAVHYAPHGLIDVQALDCDFLVSSAYKYFGPHTGILYGKYALLESLTAYKVRPAPAQSPGKWETGTQSFESLAGVTAAVEYIAGIGGETGTRRERLTRAMQRIQHHEARLSEHFLRGAVQIPGLRVYGITDIERLSQRTPTFAVSLAGHTPEEAATYLGQQGIFVWHGHYYAIAVMERLGLLQQGGLVRIGFVHYNTIAEVDRLLDTLKEMSK; encoded by the coding sequence CTGAATCCCGAAAGACTGCGCCGTCTGTTTCCGGCGCTGCAATTAGAAGTGAATGGCAATGCCGCCATCTTTTTTGATGGTCCGGGCGGCACGCAATCGCCGCAAGGCGTTATTGACGCTATGTCTGGCTATCTGGCATATGGTAGCAGTAATTTGGGCGGCCCCTTTCTCACCAGCCGCCACGCAGATGAGGTTGTGGCGGAAGCGCGCCAGGCCATGGCGGACCTGCTCAACGCCCGCCGTCCCGACGAAATTGTGTTTGGGCAAAACATGACCAGCCTTACCTTCGCCGTCAGCCGGGCCATCGCCCGTACCTGGGAGGCCGGGGATGAGATTGTCGTTACTCGTCTGGACCATGATGCCAATATCTCTCCCTGGCTCTTGGCCGCGGCGGATCGGGGCGTGATGGTGCGCTGGTTGGACTTCGATCCCGTGGATTGTACTCTGCGGTTGGAGAGGCTTCCCACGCTGCTCAACAAGCGCACGCGACTGGTGGCCGTGACTTATGCCTCAAATGCCGTCGGCAGCATTACGGATGTGCGGCGAGTGGTACAGATGGCGCGCGAGGTGGGGGCGCTGGTCTACGTGGACGCGGTGCATTACGCCCCGCACGGCCTGATTGACGTGCAGGCGTTGGACTGTGATTTTCTGGTTTCTTCGGCGTACAAATACTTTGGGCCGCATACGGGCATTCTCTATGGCAAGTATGCGTTGCTGGAGAGTTTGACGGCGTATAAAGTGCGTCCCGCTCCTGCCCAGTCGCCGGGCAAGTGGGAGACGGGGACGCAGAGTTTTGAGAGTTTGGCTGGGGTGACGGCGGCGGTGGAGTATATTGCCGGCATTGGCGGAGAAACAGGCACCCGCCGCGAACGCCTCACCCGCGCCATGCAGCGCATCCAACACCACGAAGCCCGCCTCAGCGAACACTTTCTGCGCGGCGCGGTTCAAATCCCCGGTCTGCGCGTCTACGGCATCACCGACATAGAACGCCTATCGCAGCGCACCCCCACCTTTGCCGTCAGTCTTGCCGGCCATACGCCAGAAGAAGCAGCCACCTACCTCGGTCAGCAAGGCATCTTCGTCTGGCACGGCCACTACTACGCCATTGCCGTCATGGAACGCCTCGGCCTGCTCCAACAAGGCGGCCTGGTCCGTATCGGCTTTGTGCACTACAACACCATCGCCGAAGTAGACAGATTGCTAGACACCCTGAAAGAAATGAGCAAGTAA
- a CDS encoding acyl-CoA dehydrogenase family protein: MGFRLAEEQQMIQQLARDFAQNEIVPVAEHYDKTHEYPWPVIRKAQSLGFTTMNVPEKYGGMGLSLLEEVLVTEQLAWGCSGMSTAIGACLLAWLPILISGNEEQKETYGGRLADGQMAAYCLTEPEAGSDVAGIKTTARLNGDHYILNGSKTFITGATVANFYTVFAYTDPGKRYKGISAFIVDRDWEGVSVGKPFDKMGQHASDTAEVIFDNVRVPVTHRLGNEGEGFITAMKVFDKSRPGVAAGAVGVAQRALDEAIKYAKTRVTMGQPIWQHQAIGHMVAEMAMQVEAARMLMWKAAWSVDAGQANTTAAAFAKAYAADTAMKVTTNAVQVFGGYGYMSEYPVEKLMRDAKIFQIYEGTSQIQRNIIVRELFRK; this comes from the coding sequence ATTGGCTTCCGCCTGGCGGAAGAGCAGCAGATGATTCAGCAACTGGCGCGGGATTTCGCGCAAAACGAAATCGTGCCCGTGGCCGAACATTACGACAAAACCCACGAATATCCCTGGCCCGTGATCAGAAAAGCGCAGTCCCTGGGCTTTACCACGATGAACGTGCCGGAAAAGTATGGCGGCATGGGGCTGAGTTTGTTGGAAGAGGTTCTGGTGACGGAGCAATTGGCCTGGGGGTGTTCCGGCATGAGTACGGCGATTGGCGCGTGTTTGCTGGCCTGGCTGCCGATTTTGATCTCCGGCAATGAGGAGCAGAAGGAGACGTATGGGGGGCGGCTGGCCGACGGGCAGATGGCGGCCTATTGTCTCACAGAACCAGAAGCGGGGTCGGATGTTGCCGGCATTAAAACCACCGCCCGCCTCAATGGAGACCACTACATCCTCAACGGCAGCAAAACCTTCATCACCGGGGCCACCGTAGCCAACTTCTACACCGTCTTCGCCTACACCGACCCCGGCAAACGGTACAAAGGCATCAGCGCCTTCATCGTAGACCGGGATTGGGAAGGCGTCAGCGTGGGCAAACCGTTTGACAAGATGGGTCAGCACGCCTCCGACACCGCCGAAGTCATCTTCGACAACGTGCGCGTGCCCGTCACCCACCGGCTGGGCAACGAAGGCGAAGGCTTCATCACCGCCATGAAGGTGTTCGACAAAAGTCGCCCCGGCGTGGCCGCGGGCGCCGTGGGCGTCGCCCAACGCGCTCTGGACGAGGCGATCAAATACGCCAAGACGCGCGTCACCATGGGGCAGCCCATCTGGCAGCACCAGGCCATCGGCCACATGGTCGCGGAGATGGCGATGCAGGTGGAAGCCGCGCGCATGTTGATGTGGAAAGCGGCCTGGTCCGTGGACGCCGGCCAGGCAAACACCACCGCCGCCGCCTTCGCCAAAGCGTACGCCGCGGATACCGCCATGAAAGTGACCACCAACGCCGTCCAGGTATTTGGCGGTTATGGCTACATGTCGGAGTATCCCGTGGAAAAGTTGATGCGCGACGCCAAAATCTTCCAGATTTACGAAGGCACCAGCCAGATTCAGCGCAACATTATCGTGCGCGAACTGTTCCGTAAATAG
- a CDS encoding SPFH/Band 7/PHB domain protein — protein sequence MTGLLNVFTAAAITFVVLLFGEPIFRWFLRMFGVYAIVQEGTAHVYVLFGKVVGVLQEPGLQLLWLKMGPIALIVNWFGKRYVLDMRLDQQYLRSLPVNSEEGAPMGIGVWYEMFISDPVAYLFKNTDPRGSLSANVSSATVRTLSNMRLDDMLATRHVMSRAVRAEVSPKSHEWGYKLGSVYIRKVHFRDHVMIKQIEEKVVNRLRQVTSAIRQDGANRVSVITSSAERRAAVEFARANAMRPQIVGAALQKIGEDPVVSQAMFEILETENVLKAESDVVLVPPQSELLTQLLASQR from the coding sequence ATGACCGGTCTCTTGAACGTTTTCACGGCGGCGGCGATTACGTTCGTCGTGCTGCTCTTTGGCGAGCCGATTTTCCGCTGGTTTTTGCGCATGTTTGGCGTGTACGCCATCGTGCAGGAAGGAACCGCGCACGTCTATGTACTGTTCGGGAAGGTTGTGGGCGTGCTGCAAGAGCCTGGCTTGCAACTCCTGTGGTTGAAAATGGGGCCTATTGCCCTGATCGTGAACTGGTTCGGCAAACGGTACGTGCTCGATATGCGCCTGGACCAGCAGTATCTACGCAGTTTGCCCGTCAACTCCGAAGAGGGCGCGCCCATGGGCATTGGCGTCTGGTATGAAATGTTCATCAGCGATCCCGTGGCGTACTTGTTCAAGAACACCGACCCGCGCGGCTCCCTATCGGCCAATGTGAGCAGTGCCACAGTGCGCACGTTGAGCAACATGCGCCTGGACGACATGCTGGCGACGCGGCACGTCATGAGCCGCGCCGTGCGCGCGGAGGTGTCGCCCAAGTCGCACGAATGGGGGTATAAGCTGGGTTCCGTCTATATCCGCAAGGTGCATTTCCGCGATCATGTGATGATTAAGCAGATCGAGGAGAAGGTGGTCAATCGTTTGCGCCAGGTGACGTCCGCCATCCGTCAGGATGGAGCCAACCGGGTGAGCGTGATTACCAGTTCGGCAGAGCGGCGCGCGGCGGTGGAGTTCGCCCGCGCGAACGCCATGCGCCCGCAGATTGTAGGCGCGGCGCTGCAAAAGATCGGCGAGGACCCGGTGGTTTCCCAGGCGATGTTCGAAATTCTGGAGACGGAAAACGTGTTGAAGGCGGAGTCGGACGTGGTGCTGGTGCCGCCGCAGTCGGAGCTGTTGACACAGCTTCTGGCCTCGCAGCGGTAA
- a CDS encoding HAD family hydrolase, with protein MNKTVTTVIFDLDDTLLDWSQGTLNWRAFQQARAAGVHAYLRDLGYELPPLADFSQGLIQFIEAVWDEARVDWTAARIEDALNYTLRACGIDMGQFDEMALLQAYDWQPIPGVVPFPDAHEVLTTLRRRGYRLGLITNSFTPMWMRDIELEIYDLLEFFPVRITSGETGYMKPHPAIFQRALTMLDTAPDEAMYVGDRPAHDVIGAKNAGMTSVLIRPPHLDRALNGVTPDYTITYLSELLDILPA; from the coding sequence ATGAACAAAACCGTCACAACCGTTATCTTTGATCTGGATGACACGCTGCTTGATTGGTCGCAAGGGACGCTGAACTGGCGCGCCTTTCAGCAAGCACGCGCCGCCGGCGTCCACGCCTATCTGCGTGATCTGGGCTACGAACTGCCGCCGCTGGCCGATTTCTCCCAGGGATTGATCCAGTTTATCGAGGCAGTGTGGGACGAGGCCAGAGTGGATTGGACCGCCGCGCGTATCGAAGATGCCCTCAACTATACGCTGCGGGCTTGCGGCATTGATATGGGGCAGTTTGACGAGATGGCGCTGCTGCAAGCATACGACTGGCAGCCGATTCCGGGCGTGGTTCCTTTCCCGGATGCGCATGAGGTGTTGACGACGCTGCGCCGGCGCGGCTATCGGCTGGGTCTGATTACGAACTCGTTCACGCCGATGTGGATGCGGGACATTGAGTTGGAAATCTACGATCTGCTGGAGTTTTTCCCGGTGCGCATCACGTCCGGGGAAACGGGCTACATGAAGCCGCATCCGGCCATTTTCCAGCGGGCGCTGACGATGTTGGACACCGCCCCGGACGAGGCGATGTATGTGGGGGATCGTCCCGCGCATGATGTGATTGGTGCGAAAAATGCCGGCATGACCAGTGTCCTCATCCGCCCGCCCCACCTGGACCGCGCCCTCAACGGCGTCACCCCCGATTACACCATCACCTACCTGAGCGAACTGCTGGACATCCTGCCAGCCTGA
- a CDS encoding long-chain fatty acid--CoA ligase, translated as MLNLAVLLEDSTREVPRRDAVVFGQTRLTYAQVNGAANQVANGLVNAGIQPGDKVAISCPNLPYFPIIYYGILKAGAVVVPLNVLLKPREIAYHLSDSDAKAYFCFEGTEQLPMGQMGYAGFQDAGSCEHFFMITANPAGPSPIAGTQTLGMMMGTQPPVFNTVATDPDDTAVILYTSGTTGRPKGAELTHSNMVMNARLADNMYERAEHETHLIVLPLFHSFGQTVQMNSGFYTRSTLVLLARFDADAALAAMDTENVTIFAGVPTMYWALLNHPGADKYDLEKIAGNLRLCASGGAAMPVEVMKAFEQKFNVVILEGYGLSETSPVASFNRADRVTKPGSVGIPVWGVDIKIVDPEDREVPQGDLGEIVIKGHNVMKGYYKRPEANAEAFRNGWFHTGDIGRKDEDGYVYIVDRVKDMIIRGGFNVYPREVEEVLMMHPAISLASVIGIPHDQYGEEIKAFVVLKPDVELSAEELIAWSKENMASYKYPRHVEFRDTLPMNATGKILKTELRQA; from the coding sequence ATGCTCAATTTAGCGGTTTTGCTTGAAGACAGTACGCGCGAGGTGCCGCGGCGGGATGCCGTGGTCTTTGGACAGACTCGGTTGACGTATGCGCAGGTGAATGGCGCGGCAAATCAGGTGGCGAATGGGTTGGTAAATGCCGGCATTCAACCCGGAGATAAAGTCGCCATCAGTTGCCCCAACCTCCCCTACTTCCCCATCATTTACTACGGCATCCTGAAAGCAGGCGCGGTCGTCGTTCCCCTCAACGTTCTGCTCAAGCCACGCGAAATCGCCTACCACCTCAGCGACTCCGATGCCAAAGCCTATTTTTGCTTCGAAGGCACCGAGCAGCTCCCCATGGGGCAAATGGGATACGCCGGCTTCCAGGATGCCGGCAGTTGCGAACACTTCTTCATGATCACAGCCAACCCCGCCGGACCTTCCCCGATTGCCGGCACCCAAACCCTGGGCATGATGATGGGCACGCAGCCGCCTGTGTTCAACACCGTCGCCACGGACCCCGACGACACCGCCGTCATCCTCTACACCAGCGGCACCACCGGGCGACCCAAAGGAGCAGAACTGACCCACAGCAACATGGTCATGAACGCCCGCCTGGCGGACAACATGTACGAGCGTGCCGAACACGAAACGCACCTGATCGTGCTGCCCCTGTTCCACTCCTTCGGGCAAACGGTGCAGATGAACTCTGGCTTCTACACCCGCTCGACCCTCGTCCTGCTGGCCCGCTTTGACGCGGACGCGGCGCTGGCGGCCATGGATACGGAAAACGTGACCATCTTTGCCGGCGTGCCCACGATGTACTGGGCTTTGCTCAACCATCCAGGCGCGGACAAATATGATTTGGAGAAAATTGCCGGCAATTTGCGCCTGTGCGCCTCCGGTGGCGCGGCCATGCCCGTGGAAGTAATGAAAGCGTTCGAGCAAAAGTTCAACGTCGTCATCCTGGAGGGATACGGCCTCTCCGAAACCAGCCCCGTCGCCTCCTTCAACCGCGCCGACCGCGTCACCAAGCCCGGCTCCGTGGGCATCCCCGTCTGGGGCGTGGACATTAAAATTGTAGACCCCGAAGACCGCGAAGTTCCCCAGGGCGACCTGGGCGAGATCGTGATCAAAGGGCACAACGTGATGAAAGGGTACTACAAGCGACCCGAAGCCAACGCGGAAGCCTTTCGCAACGGCTGGTTCCACACCGGCGACATCGGCCGCAAAGATGAAGATGGATACGTGTATATCGTGGATCGCGTCAAGGACATGATTATTCGCGGCGGCTTCAACGTTTACCCGCGCGAGGTGGAAGAAGTGCTGATGATGCACCCCGCCATCAGCCTGGCCTCCGTGATCGGCATCCCCCATGATCAATACGGCGAAGAAATCAAGGCGTTTGTGGTCCTGAAACCAGACGTCGAATTGAGCGCGGAAGAATTAATCGCCTGGTCAAAAGAGAATATGGCCAGCTACAAATATCCACGCCACGTCGAGTTCCGCGACACCTTGCCCATGAATGCGACCGGCAAGATTTTGAAGACGGAACTGCGGCAGGCGTGA
- a CDS encoding PRC-barrel domain-containing protein: MRLGKDLVGKPIYSVTEGKLLGEVKDLYLDQEAGTITGIFLGKEGLFSRKALLIPRDGVSVFGLDVILVKNNNVVTDSNQYAPAAGWLRRGDLQGRGIDTPGGTKVGTVGDIIVDEEANVAGYSLARVYVEGPIADNRLIAREAVQDVGQEDGVMTVDITRAEATPLEAPANPDAGADGEAKAGS; encoded by the coding sequence ATGCGTCTGGGCAAGGATTTGGTAGGAAAGCCCATCTACAGCGTGACGGAGGGCAAGCTACTTGGTGAGGTCAAAGACCTTTACCTCGATCAAGAAGCAGGCACGATTACGGGTATTTTTCTGGGCAAAGAAGGGTTGTTTAGCCGCAAGGCGCTGTTAATTCCACGAGATGGCGTGAGCGTTTTTGGCCTGGATGTGATCCTGGTGAAGAACAACAACGTGGTAACGGACAGCAATCAGTATGCGCCGGCGGCGGGCTGGCTGCGGCGCGGCGATTTGCAAGGGCGGGGCATTGACACGCCGGGCGGCACAAAGGTGGGGACCGTGGGGGACATCATTGTGGACGAAGAGGCGAACGTGGCCGGCTATAGCCTGGCTCGCGTGTATGTGGAAGGCCCCATTGCCGATAATCGCCTGATCGCTCGCGAAGCTGTGCAGGACGTGGGGCAGGAGGATGGGGTGATGACGGTGGACATCACCCGCGCCGAGGCCACGCCGCTGGAAGCGCCGGCGAACCCGGATGCGGGAGCGGATGGGGAAGCAAAAGCAGGTAGTTGA
- a CDS encoding DUF192 domain-containing protein has product MIYRHIIHAETGETLLARARWCDTFASRLRGFTFRRHLADGEGLVLVEKEDSRLNTSIHMLFVFMPLGVVWVNDAGIVVHTVLAKPWRLSYIPAAPARYVIETAPAILRHVRIGDTLTFVQA; this is encoded by the coding sequence ATGATCTATCGTCACATTATTCACGCAGAAACCGGTGAGACGCTGCTGGCGCGGGCCAGGTGGTGCGACACGTTCGCCAGCCGTCTGCGCGGGTTCACGTTTCGCCGCCACCTGGCCGACGGTGAGGGGTTGGTGCTGGTGGAGAAAGAAGACAGCCGCCTGAACACGTCCATTCACATGCTGTTTGTGTTCATGCCATTGGGGGTGGTGTGGGTCAATGATGCCGGCATCGTTGTCCACACCGTCCTGGCAAAGCCGTGGCGACTCTCCTACATCCCCGCCGCCCCCGCCCGCTACGTCATCGAAACCGCGCCCGCCATCTTGCGCCACGTGCGCATCGGCGACACCCTCACCTTTGTCCAGGCATAA
- a CDS encoding cytochrome c oxidase assembly protein produces the protein MSMNILTLSWHMRPLVILFAVIAGIFYVRGWLWLRKQPPDSHALQALASPGLLSIFLASLLLLLISLVSPLDYLATQFFFLGVAQHLLLLTLIPCLFFIPNPLPFLWYGMPASWRAHLRQQRETHHHWPERLRRVTGKGPVLLAFVAAAWLWYDPTLHQTTLDHPWLRDLALLSLAAAGALYWWHITAATPRLHQPLPRIPHIAYTAIGALPIKISGLFFLFTEHTEYNYPTPALPWLTITPLESFHLGGAVTWMVGGVTFTYAAVWLLSQWLDIEEKKPWQPRAAWDTPEAMLAPGINRYEV, from the coding sequence ATGAGCATGAATATCCTCACGCTGTCGTGGCATATGCGCCCGTTGGTGATACTGTTTGCGGTGATTGCCGGCATTTTCTACGTCCGCGGCTGGTTATGGCTGCGCAAACAGCCGCCGGACAGCCACGCGCTGCAAGCTCTCGCCTCCCCCGGTCTCCTGTCCATCTTCCTCGCCAGCTTGCTGCTGCTCCTCATCAGCCTCGTTTCTCCCCTGGATTACCTGGCGACGCAGTTCTTTTTCCTGGGCGTGGCGCAGCATTTGCTGCTGCTCACCCTCATCCCTTGCCTCTTTTTCATCCCCAATCCGCTACCGTTTTTGTGGTATGGAATGCCGGCATCCTGGCGCGCCCACCTGCGACAACAACGAGAAACACACCATCACTGGCCGGAGCGATTACGCCGCGTCACCGGCAAAGGTCCCGTTCTGCTGGCCTTCGTCGCCGCCGCCTGGCTGTGGTACGACCCCACGCTGCACCAAACCACACTGGACCACCCCTGGCTGCGCGATCTAGCCCTGCTCAGCCTGGCCGCCGCCGGCGCGCTCTACTGGTGGCACATCACCGCCGCCACGCCCCGCCTGCACCAGCCGCTGCCGCGCATCCCGCACATCGCCTACACCGCCATTGGCGCGCTGCCCATCAAAATCAGCGGCCTTTTCTTCCTGTTTACAGAGCATACAGAGTACAATTACCCTACGCCCGCCCTTCCCTGGCTCACCATCACGCCGTTGGAGAGCTTCCACCTGGGCGGCGCAGTCACCTGGATGGTCGGCGGCGTCACGTTCACGTATGCCGCCGTCTGGCTACTGAGTCAATGGTTAGACATCGAGGAAAAGAAGCCGTGGCAGCCAAGAGCGGCCTGGGATACGCCGGAGGCGATGTTGGCGCCGGGGATTAATAGGTATGAGGTATGA
- a CDS encoding SPFH domain-containing protein: MPSALIGIFLGFIGWFFLRYILTSFFTVDQNERAVKTRFGRAVRLGKATTLDDPIADSLNEKDKERYIYPQVRVIQPGGPYFKWPWEKIYKVSIATETINMAMDLETPTANQNGTILEAVTKDQLNIGLTGQIRYRVCERNMYAYIFGVKNPVIHVMGYFVAILRERIASFESPNGGALLESDEDVDSDLLVGVSINDLRKNLNEINDYMEHECASAAARYGIEFDASLITGIDPPHEVESALAAINTAHNEVSSDISLAKAKADQTIVQSRRAVEIETLKAQAEVEPLNMLAAQLSELKASGPDVLDAYLRNVRLGLYSRARRVIMEVSK, encoded by the coding sequence ATGCCATCAGCCCTAATCGGCATATTCCTCGGTTTCATCGGCTGGTTCTTTTTGCGCTACATCCTCACCAGCTTTTTCACGGTGGACCAAAATGAGCGCGCCGTCAAGACCCGCTTCGGGCGCGCCGTACGCCTGGGCAAAGCCACCACACTGGACGACCCCATCGCGGACTCCCTCAACGAAAAGGACAAGGAGCGGTACATCTACCCGCAAGTGCGCGTCATCCAACCGGGTGGCCCCTATTTCAAATGGCCCTGGGAGAAGATTTACAAAGTCTCCATCGCCACCGAAACCATCAACATGGCCATGGACCTGGAAACACCCACGGCCAACCAGAACGGCACCATTCTGGAAGCCGTTACCAAAGACCAGCTCAACATCGGCCTCACCGGGCAGATCCGCTACCGCGTCTGCGAACGCAACATGTACGCCTATATTTTTGGCGTGAAGAACCCCGTCATTCATGTCATGGGCTACTTCGTGGCCATCTTGCGCGAACGCATTGCCAGCTTTGAATCCCCGAACGGTGGCGCGCTGCTGGAATCAGACGAAGACGTAGACAGCGACCTGTTGGTGGGTGTGTCCATCAACGACCTGCGCAAAAACCTGAACGAAATCAACGACTACATGGAGCACGAGTGCGCCTCCGCCGCCGCCCGCTATGGCATCGAGTTTGACGCCTCGCTGATCACGGGCATTGACCCGCCGCACGAAGTCGAATCGGCGCTGGCGGCCATCAACACCGCGCACAATGAAGTTTCCTCGGACATCAGCCTGGCGAAGGCCAAAGCGGACCAGACCATCGTACAGTCAAGACGGGCGGTGGAGATTGAGACGCTGAAGGCGCAGGCGGAAGTGGAGCCACTAAATATGCTGGCGGCGCAGTTGAGCGAACTGAAGGCAAGCGGTCCCGACGTGCTAGACGCCTACCTGCGTAACGTGCGCCTGGGGCTGTATTCACGGGCGCGCCGCGTGATTATGGAGGTGTCAAAATGA